From a single Shewanella denitrificans OS217 genomic region:
- the pmbA gene encoding metalloprotease PmbA has translation MSSPNIDIELDALKEAVSVALAHAKKLGSSAAEVAISKQQGLSVSTRTQEVETVEFNKDGALGITVYRGGCKGSSSTSDLSTDAIALAVKAADDIARYTSEDPFSGLADSALMAKNIRDLQLYYPQDIGAEELADLAIRAEKAGVDADTRIKYSDGATANAHTSAKVYANSHGFLQGYCSSRYSLSSVVIGEESDGNMQRDYDYTVSRKFADLLSPEEVGAKAAEKTLSRLDARKIATAKLPVLFAPEIATGLIGHLIGAISGGSLYRKSSFLLDSLHTHIFPDWFSIEEQPHILSGLASANYDSEGVATQDRRIIDRGQLETYLLTSYSARKLGMTNTGHAGGIYNWTLSHSNQTFADLIKAMNTGLIVTEVMGQGVNGVTGDYSRGAAGFYVENGVIQYPVEEITIAGNLKDMFIGIQGVAMDRDLRSSIRTGGILLSEMKIAGN, from the coding sequence GTGTCATCACCTAATATAGATATTGAATTGGATGCCCTAAAAGAAGCAGTTTCAGTGGCTTTGGCTCATGCTAAAAAATTAGGCTCGAGCGCCGCAGAAGTGGCCATCAGCAAACAGCAGGGGTTATCTGTTTCAACTCGTACACAAGAAGTTGAAACCGTTGAGTTTAATAAAGATGGCGCCCTAGGGATCACAGTTTATCGTGGTGGTTGTAAAGGCAGTTCTTCCACCTCAGATCTGAGCACAGATGCCATTGCCCTAGCGGTAAAAGCGGCGGATGATATCGCTCGTTATACTTCAGAAGATCCCTTTAGCGGTCTTGCTGATAGTGCGCTAATGGCTAAAAATATTCGCGATTTACAGCTTTATTATCCTCAAGATATTGGTGCAGAAGAACTGGCTGACTTGGCTATTAGGGCTGAAAAAGCAGGTGTTGATGCCGATACTCGTATTAAATATTCAGATGGTGCCACAGCCAATGCTCATACCTCAGCCAAGGTTTATGCCAATAGTCATGGTTTTTTACAAGGGTATTGCAGCTCGCGTTATAGTTTAAGCAGTGTGGTCATTGGCGAAGAGTCAGACGGCAATATGCAGCGGGATTATGACTATACGGTATCCCGTAAATTTGCTGACTTACTGAGTCCTGAAGAAGTGGGAGCTAAAGCCGCTGAAAAGACGCTGAGCCGCTTAGATGCACGCAAAATAGCCACGGCTAAATTGCCTGTGTTATTTGCCCCGGAGATAGCCACAGGTTTAATAGGGCATCTAATTGGTGCCATCAGTGGCGGCAGTTTATATCGTAAGTCGAGTTTTTTATTAGACTCATTACACACTCACATTTTTCCTGATTGGTTTAGCATTGAAGAGCAGCCCCATATACTGTCAGGGTTGGCAAGTGCTAACTATGATAGCGAAGGGGTGGCCACTCAAGACAGGCGCATTATAGACAGGGGACAATTAGAGACCTATTTACTCACCAGTTATTCTGCCAGAAAGCTAGGAATGACAAATACCGGTCATGCCGGCGGGATTTATAACTGGACCTTAAGCCACAGCAATCAAACCTTTGCGGATTTGATAAAGGCGATGAATACCGGCTTGATCGTTACCGAAGTCATGGGCCAAGGCGTAAATGGCGTGACGGGTGATTATTCTCGCGGTGCGGCAGGCTTTTACGTGGAGAATGGCGTTATCCAATACCCAGTAGAAGAAATCACCATAGCGGGAAATCTAAAAGACATGTTTATAGGCATTCAAGGGGTGGCCATGGACAGAGACCTGCGCTCATCCATCCGCACAGGCGGTATCTTACTCAGCGAGATGAAGATAGCCGGTAACTAA
- the yjgA gene encoding ribosome biogenesis factor YjgA, with the protein MKIVGDSEHFQQPYDNDDEYVSRTGQKVESEAAQKLGMRLVDLSKSQLARMELDEFLYDAILHSKNIKTKTEAYRRHLQYIGKLMRGFDPEPIEATLDKILNKNNNETAQVHIFEKMRERLLTLGDDEINALIELHPQLDRQKLRQLIRQANKELAKGPDSKSSRELFKYLRSEITE; encoded by the coding sequence ATGAAGATCGTTGGCGATTCAGAGCACTTTCAACAGCCCTATGACAATGATGACGAATACGTCAGCCGTACTGGCCAAAAAGTAGAAAGTGAAGCCGCACAAAAATTAGGTATGCGTTTAGTTGACCTAAGCAAGTCACAATTGGCCAGAATGGAGTTAGATGAATTCCTCTATGACGCTATTTTGCATTCTAAGAATATCAAGACAAAAACCGAAGCCTATCGCCGCCACCTGCAATACATAGGCAAGCTGATGCGTGGTTTTGACCCTGAGCCAATTGAAGCAACATTGGATAAAATTCTCAATAAAAACAATAATGAAACGGCTCAAGTACACATATTTGAAAAAATGCGTGAACGCTTGCTGACATTAGGTGATGATGAGATTAACGCCTTAATTGAGCTGCATCCACAACTTGACAGACAAAAATTGCGCCAATTGATAAGACAAGCCAATAAAGAACTCGCCAAAGGCCCAGACTCTAAGTCATCTCGGGAACTTTTCAAGTATCTTCGTTCAGAAATCACCGAATAA
- a CDS encoding Ig-like domain-containing protein — MLIRKSFAAFVVLISAISLSACNGASEDSSSTPTGALSINLSFATASNGQCGDVTTRQSFTSVESFCAIAQVKQGDANLSGAIVEFIASIGAAAPASKLTDANGQATAIISLNAAVPSAGTLSVMYAPAGADSVSASRSYEFIQSTVNLPENTSLMNGVFKNGFSVAQFKIGETVELQARLLDGSSQGVANQIVTFQAGNANLAPNTSLTDTQGIAKLSYTPTVAELGAYSLVTTTNYQGTTLSRSSNYQVVSADAIALGTVKLGHFDSNNQFIEGKLGTSLIADQDGKYQISAGGSFGVNASLVLEDTSGAISRLQSPYSVVFSSDCGANNLASLDSPVTTLSGTAGATFQDINCSGNSERSDSITATVQVDGSVLTASLDFTLARQTLASLSFVSATPSSIRIKGSGGTGSTESSLVTFLVTSANGQPTAQQQVDFSLDTVIGGLTFANALANQPSKASSITNANGLATVRIQAGTVPTPVRVTATATDKDTNEIITSQSEQLTVNTGLPQQLGFSIAASTFNPEAAAYNGEKVTITIYASDSFGNPAPDDTTVNFTAEGGQIEPSCLTNNGSCFVTWTSTAPRVSDHRITILAYALGHETFFDTNGNNQFDAADGGAITHACVNSNNLAVACTGNGMDIETYHNSGFSDLGDAFRDDNETGVYEAGKPYFNAQAKTAYSGPDGKFNGPQCTGSLCGTGQANKTYIRKALVLTMSGSQANFIIKQDGVVINDFNTDIRPIPAAGRSHFSVQLFDSANQILPAQTTLDVEASEGDAIFNGHTVPNTTRAGGTNTEFTLVNTATGTSTVTLTVTTPKGVATQLTFNVPLL, encoded by the coding sequence ATGCTCATAAGAAAGAGCTTTGCTGCGTTTGTCGTACTCATCAGCGCCATAAGCCTTTCGGCTTGTAATGGCGCCTCAGAAGATAGTTCAAGCACGCCCACTGGCGCCCTAAGCATTAACTTAAGCTTTGCAACCGCAAGCAATGGCCAATGTGGTGACGTCACCACACGTCAAAGCTTCACCAGTGTTGAAAGCTTTTGTGCCATAGCTCAAGTAAAACAAGGCGATGCTAATTTATCTGGTGCCATTGTCGAATTTATCGCCAGCATTGGTGCTGCTGCCCCGGCCTCTAAACTCACAGATGCTAATGGTCAGGCGACAGCCATTATTTCATTAAACGCCGCGGTGCCCAGTGCCGGCACACTGAGTGTCATGTATGCGCCAGCAGGCGCTGACAGTGTCAGTGCTAGCCGCAGTTATGAATTTATTCAATCCACTGTGAATTTGCCTGAAAATACCAGCTTAATGAATGGGGTATTTAAAAATGGTTTCTCTGTCGCCCAATTCAAAATTGGCGAAACCGTCGAGTTACAAGCAAGGTTACTGGATGGCTCAAGCCAAGGGGTTGCTAATCAGATAGTGACTTTTCAAGCAGGCAACGCCAACCTAGCACCTAATACCTCACTCACTGACACCCAAGGCATAGCCAAACTCAGCTACACACCTACGGTCGCTGAATTGGGCGCATACTCCTTAGTCACAACTACAAATTACCAAGGTACAACACTCAGCCGTAGCAGTAATTACCAGGTAGTCAGTGCCGATGCTATCGCCCTAGGCACAGTCAAACTGGGCCATTTCGACAGTAATAATCAGTTCATTGAAGGTAAACTCGGTACCAGTCTAATTGCAGATCAAGATGGCAAATACCAAATCAGTGCAGGCGGTAGCTTTGGTGTGAACGCAAGTTTAGTCCTCGAGGATACCAGTGGCGCTATTAGCCGCCTACAAAGCCCTTACAGCGTAGTATTTAGCTCTGACTGTGGTGCTAACAACCTAGCAAGCCTTGATTCTCCTGTGACTACCCTTTCAGGCACCGCAGGCGCAACCTTCCAAGACATTAATTGCAGCGGTAACAGTGAGCGCAGTGACAGCATCACGGCCACGGTACAAGTCGATGGCTCAGTGTTAACTGCGAGTTTAGATTTTACCTTAGCTCGTCAAACTTTAGCCAGTTTAAGCTTCGTCTCGGCTACACCTTCAAGCATTCGCATTAAAGGCAGCGGCGGCACAGGTTCAACGGAGTCATCACTGGTCACCTTTTTAGTGACCAGCGCCAATGGTCAACCCACGGCGCAGCAACAAGTGGATTTCAGCCTAGACACTGTCATTGGCGGGCTTACCTTCGCTAATGCCTTGGCCAACCAGCCATCGAAAGCCAGCAGTATCACTAATGCCAATGGCTTAGCCACGGTACGAATACAAGCTGGCACAGTACCGACTCCAGTTAGGGTCACAGCTACTGCCACAGATAAAGACACCAATGAAATCATCACCAGCCAGTCTGAGCAGTTAACTGTGAATACTGGCTTGCCGCAACAACTGGGCTTTAGCATTGCAGCAAGCACTTTCAACCCTGAAGCGGCTGCTTATAATGGTGAAAAAGTGACTATCACTATTTACGCCTCAGACAGTTTTGGTAATCCAGCCCCCGATGACACTACGGTTAACTTTACCGCAGAAGGCGGGCAAATTGAGCCTTCATGTTTGACCAATAATGGCAGTTGCTTTGTCACTTGGACCTCAACAGCGCCGCGAGTAAGCGATCATCGAATCACCATATTAGCCTATGCACTCGGTCATGAAACCTTCTTCGACACAAATGGTAATAACCAATTCGATGCCGCAGACGGCGGCGCTATCACCCATGCCTGTGTTAACTCGAATAATCTTGCCGTCGCCTGTACCGGCAACGGTATGGATATCGAGACCTATCACAATAGCGGTTTTAGTGACTTAGGCGATGCCTTCAGGGATGATAATGAAACCGGCGTCTACGAAGCTGGCAAGCCCTATTTTAATGCCCAAGCAAAAACCGCTTATTCAGGTCCAGATGGTAAGTTCAATGGTCCCCAGTGTACGGGTAGCCTTTGTGGAACAGGCCAAGCCAATAAGACTTACATACGTAAGGCTTTAGTGCTGACCATGTCTGGCTCCCAAGCAAACTTCATCATCAAGCAAGATGGAGTAGTGATTAATGATTTCAACACAGATATCAGACCAATCCCTGCTGCCGGTCGTTCACATTTTAGTGTGCAACTATTTGATAGTGCCAATCAAATATTACCAGCTCAAACAACACTCGATGTAGAAGCAAGCGAAGGTGACGCGATATTTAATGGCCATACTGTGCCTAATACCACAAGAGCGGGCGGCACCAACACAGAGTTCACCTTAGTCAATACCGCCACGGGCACCAGCACAGTGACATTGACAGTTACCACCCCTAAAGGTGTCGCGACGCAATTAACCTTCAATGTGCCCTTGCTCTAA
- a CDS encoding SPFH domain-containing protein — protein sequence MEELMSSNLLQTNFAVMIIWGGIFAIFILKLFQSIRLVPTKSAYIVERLGKYHSTLDAGFHALIPFIDKVAYIHDLKEETIDVPPQECFSSDEVNVEVDGVIYISVTDPVKASYGITNYRYAAIQLAQTTTRSVIGTLDLDRTFEERDLISAKVVEVLDEAGATWGIRVHRYEIKNITPPETVKNAMEMQVNAERERRALLAKSEGDKQSKINRSEGVMAETINRSEGEMQRRINEAEGKSEEILTLAKATSESIERLASVISSPGGQSALRMQLGEQYLKQLDGLSKKDTRVVLPGNMVDFDYWLQSIGLKEDK from the coding sequence ATGGAAGAATTAATGAGTTCGAATTTGCTGCAGACTAATTTTGCCGTGATGATTATTTGGGGGGGAATTTTTGCTATTTTCATCCTTAAATTGTTTCAGTCTATCCGTCTAGTGCCAACCAAGTCGGCATATATTGTCGAGCGTTTAGGTAAATATCACAGCACCTTAGATGCGGGCTTTCATGCGCTTATTCCTTTTATTGATAAAGTGGCCTATATCCATGACTTAAAAGAAGAAACTATAGATGTGCCGCCTCAAGAGTGCTTCTCCAGTGATGAAGTGAATGTGGAGGTTGATGGGGTGATTTATATTTCGGTTACCGATCCCGTTAAGGCGAGCTATGGCATCACTAACTATCGCTATGCCGCGATTCAATTAGCCCAGACTACAACACGCTCTGTAATTGGCACCTTAGACTTAGATCGCACCTTCGAAGAGCGCGATCTTATCTCGGCAAAAGTGGTGGAAGTACTGGATGAAGCGGGGGCGACTTGGGGGATCCGAGTGCATCGCTATGAAATTAAAAATATCACTCCACCAGAAACCGTCAAAAATGCCATGGAGATGCAAGTCAACGCCGAGCGTGAACGCCGGGCACTATTGGCGAAGAGTGAAGGCGATAAGCAGAGTAAAATCAATCGTTCAGAAGGTGTGATGGCTGAGACCATCAACCGCTCAGAAGGTGAGATGCAGCGCAGGATCAATGAGGCTGAAGGTAAGTCAGAGGAGATCTTAACCTTGGCTAAGGCGACTTCTGAGTCTATTGAGCGCCTTGCCAGTGTGATTTCATCCCCAGGTGGCCAAAGTGCACTGCGGATGCAACTGGGCGAGCAGTATCTAAAACAACTGGACGGCTTAAGTAAGAAGGACACTCGGGTGGTGTTGCCTGGCAACATGGTCGATTTTGACTATTGGTTGCAAAGCATAGGACTTAAAGAAGATAAGTAA
- a CDS encoding SPFH domain-containing protein — MLIFTIGFLLVLFVLYKLMLIVPMREVHVIERLGKFLTVLPPGFHFLVPFVDRVAYRHDTREEVLDVPPQSCISKDNTQLEVDGLVYLKVMDGKLASYGIENYRKAAVNLAQTTMRSEIGKLSLSQTFSERDSLNESIVREIDKASDPWGIKVLRYEIKNITPSTKVINTLEKQMEAERRKRAEITLANAEKAAMINMSEGERQEAINLSEGQKQKRINEALGKGQEISIIAKAKAEGMQMICTALEANGGNDAMNMLLKEQFIGQIGNILSEAQISVVPAEMAKLEGFFEGMDQVTHNMSGKGNHKATTEQGA; from the coding sequence ATGTTAATTTTCACCATAGGTTTTTTATTGGTTTTGTTTGTGCTTTATAAGTTGATGCTTATTGTGCCCATGCGAGAAGTGCATGTGATTGAGCGCTTAGGTAAGTTTTTAACTGTGTTGCCCCCCGGATTTCATTTCTTGGTGCCTTTTGTCGACAGAGTGGCGTATCGCCATGACACCCGTGAAGAAGTATTGGATGTGCCGCCGCAAAGCTGTATCTCTAAAGACAATACCCAACTAGAAGTGGATGGCCTGGTTTATTTAAAAGTGATGGACGGTAAGCTTGCAAGTTATGGTATTGAAAATTATAGAAAAGCTGCGGTTAATTTAGCCCAAACTACCATGCGTTCTGAAATCGGTAAATTAAGCCTGTCGCAGACCTTTTCTGAGCGCGACAGCCTCAATGAATCCATAGTGCGGGAAATCGATAAGGCATCGGATCCTTGGGGGATCAAAGTGTTGCGCTATGAAATTAAGAATATTACCCCCTCTACTAAAGTGATTAACACCTTAGAGAAACAGATGGAAGCGGAGCGGCGTAAGCGCGCCGAAATCACCCTCGCCAATGCGGAAAAAGCGGCGATGATCAACATGTCTGAAGGTGAACGCCAAGAGGCGATTAATTTATCAGAAGGGCAGAAACAAAAACGCATCAATGAGGCGCTAGGTAAAGGGCAGGAAATCTCCATTATTGCTAAGGCTAAAGCCGAAGGAATGCAGATGATCTGTACCGCCTTAGAAGCGAACGGCGGCAATGATGCAATGAACATGCTATTAAAAGAGCAGTTTATTGGCCAAATCGGCAATATTTTATCTGAAGCACAAATCTCTGTGGTACCAGCGGAAATGGCTAAGCTTGAAGGTTTTTTTGAAGGTATGGATCAAGTGACTCATAACATGTCAGGCAAGGGCAATCACAAAGCCACCACAGAGCAGGGAGCATAA
- a CDS encoding NfeD family protein: MELSNPIIIWASLGLVLMLAEIIVPGGIVVLLGMASLLVAGALALGVVEGIVQSLTLWFILSIVLLLSFRHITQGLIGGDSHQDNTDEELDLYNKIALVKEAIGPGEKSGRVTFQGADWPALGDGSEILVGTQVRIICRENIALIVEPCPYPETQSVSS, from the coding sequence ATGGAGCTTTCAAATCCTATTATAATTTGGGCTAGCCTAGGACTAGTGCTGATGTTAGCCGAAATTATTGTGCCAGGAGGCATAGTGGTGTTACTCGGCATGGCTAGCCTGTTAGTGGCTGGCGCGTTAGCATTGGGGGTTGTCGAAGGAATAGTTCAAAGCCTGACCTTATGGTTTATCCTGTCCATTGTATTATTGTTGAGTTTTAGGCATATCACCCAAGGGCTCATAGGCGGTGATTCACACCAAGACAATACCGATGAAGAGTTAGATCTTTATAATAAAATCGCCTTAGTTAAAGAGGCGATAGGGCCGGGCGAAAAGTCAGGTCGTGTGACATTTCAAGGCGCAGATTGGCCTGCATTGGGTGATGGCAGTGAAATTCTTGTCGGTACTCAAGTAAGGATCATTTGCCGGGAAAATATTGCACTTATAGTCGAGCCTTGTCCATATCCAGAGACACAATCAGTTTCATCTTAA
- a CDS encoding outer membrane protein OmpK, whose product MNKSCFALLLLAATAPVQAEDLIHWWDVSGTFLYGDDYDLAPSANQTTLTLETAGGWKYGDWFTFQDLIIYNGDNFGVTSTTYGEISPRFSLGKMTGGEFKFGPVKDVLIALTYEEGEGPVQSFLYGVGLDLAIPGFTYFSLNTYKRDAISTGNISDGWQVTPAFRIDFPIGNANFVFDGFMDWVFSADNVGYDENIHFNPQLKFDLGKALFGDKRANKLYVGIEYDYWKSKYGVDGIDQNTYSVIAQYHF is encoded by the coding sequence ATGAATAAATCATGCTTTGCGCTTTTGTTACTCGCAGCAACCGCTCCTGTTCAGGCTGAAGATCTGATCCACTGGTGGGACGTCAGCGGCACCTTCCTCTATGGTGATGACTACGACCTTGCCCCTTCGGCAAACCAAACGACCTTAACCTTAGAAACTGCCGGTGGTTGGAAATACGGCGATTGGTTTACTTTCCAAGATCTGATCATTTACAACGGTGACAATTTTGGCGTGACATCGACAACTTATGGTGAAATTTCGCCGCGTTTCAGTCTAGGTAAAATGACTGGTGGTGAGTTTAAATTTGGCCCAGTTAAAGATGTGCTAATCGCACTGACCTATGAAGAAGGCGAAGGTCCGGTGCAGAGTTTCCTCTACGGTGTGGGATTAGATTTAGCCATTCCAGGTTTTACCTACTTCAGTCTTAACACTTATAAGCGTGATGCCATTAGCACAGGCAATATCAGCGATGGCTGGCAGGTGACCCCAGCCTTTAGAATAGACTTCCCTATCGGTAACGCTAACTTTGTCTTCGATGGTTTCATGGACTGGGTATTCTCCGCTGATAATGTAGGTTATGACGAGAATATTCACTTTAATCCCCAGCTTAAATTTGATTTAGGCAAGGCGCTTTTCGGCGACAAACGAGCCAATAAGCTCTATGTGGGTATCGAATATGATTATTGGAAAAGTAAGTATGGTGTCGATGGCATAGATCAAAACACCTACTCAGTAATAGCCCAATATCATTTCTAA
- the udp gene encoding uridine phosphorylase, with amino-acid sequence MSDVFHLGLTKKMLDGASLAIVPGDPERVKRIAELMENATFLASHREYTSYLAYIDGKPVVVCSTGIGGPSTSIAVEELAQLGVRTFLRVGTTGAIQPHVNVGDVIVTQASVRLDGASLHFAPLEFPAAADFECTTAMVAAAREAGLEPHVGITASSDTFYPGQERYDTVSGRVTSRYVGSMKEWQSMGVLNYEMESATLFTMCATQGWKAACVAGVIVNRTQQEIPNEATMKQTEVSAVSIVVAAAKKLLA; translated from the coding sequence ATGTCGGATGTATTTCACTTAGGTTTAACTAAAAAAATGTTAGATGGTGCCAGCTTAGCAATCGTTCCAGGTGATCCTGAGCGTGTTAAGCGTATTGCTGAGTTGATGGAGAATGCTACTTTCCTCGCGAGCCACCGTGAATACACTAGCTACTTAGCTTATATCGATGGCAAGCCTGTGGTGGTTTGTTCAACGGGTATTGGTGGTCCATCGACGTCTATTGCGGTAGAAGAGTTGGCGCAACTTGGCGTGCGTACCTTCCTTCGCGTGGGTACTACTGGTGCTATCCAGCCTCATGTAAATGTCGGTGATGTGATAGTGACTCAAGCATCGGTACGTTTAGATGGCGCGAGCTTACATTTTGCGCCACTTGAGTTCCCAGCCGCTGCAGATTTTGAATGTACCACAGCTATGGTCGCAGCAGCTCGTGAAGCGGGTCTTGAGCCACACGTTGGTATTACAGCATCTTCTGATACTTTCTATCCAGGCCAAGAGCGTTATGACACAGTGTCGGGCCGTGTGACCAGCCGTTATGTGGGCTCGATGAAAGAGTGGCAGTCTATGGGCGTGCTGAACTATGAAATGGAGTCGGCAACCTTGTTTACCATGTGTGCGACTCAAGGCTGGAAAGCGGCTTGTGTTGCTGGCGTGATTGTAAACCGTACCCAGCAAGAAATTCCTAACGAAGCGACCATGAAGCAAACTGAAGTGAGCGCAGTGTCTATTGTGGTTGCGGCTGCGAAGAAGTTATTAGCATAA
- a CDS encoding type III PLP-dependent enzyme codes for MSQFQSIDVADYYETDTFNQIKEFAKDKPTPFVVIDTKIIAKQYDDMVKNFPYANVYYAVKANPAKEVLTLLRDKGSNFDIASIYELEMVTSIGVSADRISYGNTIKKRVDVRSFYEQGVRMFASDSEADLRMIAEEAPGSKIYVRILTEGTHTADWPLSRKFGCQNEMAYDLLVLARELGLVPHGISFHVGSQQRDIGAWDSAIGKVKGIYDRLKEEHGIQLKMINLGGGFPANYIDKTNELATYAEQITHFLKEDFGDDLPEVILEPGRSLLSNAGVLVSEVVLISRKSNTALERWVFTDVGKFSGLIETTDEAIKFPIYTDRTGELDKCVIAGPTCDSADIMYEHYSYGLPKDLAIGDRMFWLTAGAYTTTYSAVCFNGFPPLKDYYL; via the coding sequence ATGAGCCAATTTCAATCGATTGATGTTGCAGATTATTATGAGACGGACACTTTTAACCAGATCAAGGAGTTTGCCAAAGACAAACCGACTCCTTTCGTGGTCATAGATACCAAGATCATTGCGAAACAATACGATGACATGGTGAAGAATTTCCCTTATGCGAATGTGTATTATGCAGTCAAGGCAAATCCGGCCAAAGAAGTGTTAACCCTGTTGCGGGATAAAGGCTCCAATTTCGATATCGCCTCAATTTATGAATTAGAAATGGTGACCTCTATCGGTGTGTCTGCCGATCGTATCAGTTACGGTAACACCATTAAGAAGCGTGTGGATGTGCGTTCTTTCTATGAGCAAGGGGTACGCATGTTTGCCTCTGACTCAGAAGCCGATTTACGCATGATCGCCGAAGAAGCCCCAGGCTCAAAAATCTACGTGCGCATTCTTACTGAAGGCACCCACACGGCTGACTGGCCGTTATCGCGCAAATTTGGCTGTCAAAATGAAATGGCCTATGACTTATTGGTCTTAGCTCGTGAGCTTGGCCTAGTGCCACACGGTATTTCATTCCATGTGGGTTCTCAGCAGCGTGATATCGGTGCTTGGGACAGTGCAATTGGCAAAGTTAAAGGCATCTACGATCGCCTTAAAGAAGAGCACGGTATCCAGCTTAAGATGATTAACTTAGGTGGCGGTTTCCCAGCCAACTATATCGACAAGACCAACGAACTGGCGACCTATGCCGAGCAGATCACCCATTTCCTAAAAGAAGATTTCGGTGATGATTTACCTGAGGTTATTTTAGAGCCAGGGCGTTCATTATTGTCTAATGCGGGTGTGCTAGTGTCTGAAGTGGTATTGATTTCTCGCAAGTCAAACACCGCCCTTGAGCGCTGGGTCTTTACCGATGTGGGTAAGTTTTCAGGCTTAATTGAAACCACAGATGAAGCGATTAAGTTCCCTATATATACCGATAGAACCGGTGAGTTAGATAAGTGCGTTATCGCAGGACCAACCTGTGACAGTGCCGATATCATGTATGAGCACTACAGCTACGGCTTACCTAAAGATCTTGCCATTGGCGATCGCATGTTCTGGTTAACGGCGGGTGCCTATACCACCACGTATTCGGCGGTATGCTTTAATGGTTTCCCACCACTTAAAGATTACTATTTGTAA
- a CDS encoding radical SAM protein, whose translation MIDYIEPVFRPPSEWKSLILQVTNGCSWNNCSFCDMYTQPQKQFRAQKLDKIEQDILNAAASGYPISRVFLADGDAMSLPFKRLKEICELINTHLPSVTRISSYCLPRNLTNKTVEQLKELREMGLSLLYVGCESGDDQVLTLIEKGENFASSLAALEKIKQAGMKSSVMILMGLGGVELSEQHALNSARLMNAAQPDYLSTLVVSLPLGTERMDKVFGGKFVLPDTQGLLKEMGILLSHLELEKTIFRSDHASNYLVLKGVLGKDKAALVAQVDHAIKGTIPLRQEWQRGL comes from the coding sequence ATGATCGATTATATTGAACCGGTATTTCGCCCTCCTTCGGAGTGGAAGTCACTCATTTTACAAGTTACCAATGGCTGTAGCTGGAATAATTGCAGTTTTTGCGACATGTATACTCAGCCGCAAAAGCAATTTCGCGCTCAAAAACTCGATAAGATAGAACAAGATATTCTCAACGCTGCTGCCTCTGGCTATCCCATCAGTCGGGTTTTCTTAGCCGATGGCGATGCCATGAGCCTGCCTTTTAAGCGCCTGAAAGAAATCTGTGAGTTAATTAATACTCATCTGCCCAGTGTGACCCGCATCAGCAGCTATTGCTTGCCCCGTAACTTGACCAATAAAACGGTTGAACAGCTTAAAGAGCTCAGAGAAATGGGGTTATCTCTTTTGTATGTGGGCTGTGAGAGTGGCGATGATCAAGTGTTGACCCTGATCGAAAAGGGCGAGAATTTTGCATCATCCCTTGCCGCGCTTGAGAAAATTAAACAAGCGGGGATGAAATCATCTGTGATGATTTTAATGGGCCTGGGCGGGGTGGAATTATCTGAGCAGCATGCGCTTAATTCGGCGCGATTAATGAATGCCGCCCAGCCTGATTATCTGTCGACCTTAGTGGTGAGTTTACCCTTGGGCACAGAGCGGATGGACAAAGTCTTTGGCGGCAAGTTTGTATTGCCCGATACCCAAGGCTTGCTCAAAGAAATGGGCATATTACTTAGCCATTTAGAGCTTGAGAAAACCATCTTCCGCTCAGATCATGCGTCTAATTATTTAGTGCTGAAAGGCGTACTGGGTAAAGACAAAGCCGCGCTGGTGGCCCAAGTGGATCATGCAATCAAAGGGACTATCCCACTTCGCCAAGAATGGCAGCGGGGTTTATAA